Proteins encoded by one window of Xylanivirga thermophila:
- a CDS encoding YbaB/EbfC family nucleoid-associated protein, which yields MARGGFPGMGNMNQIMKQAKKMQEQMEKVQQELEEQTIETSVGGGVVTVVANGKKEIVSITIQPEAVDPDDVEMLQDLILAAVNESLRKVEEMVQEKMGKLTGGMGIPGLF from the coding sequence ATGGCAAGAGGCGGATTCCCTGGCATGGGGAATATGAATCAAATTATGAAGCAAGCTAAAAAAATGCAGGAACAGATGGAGAAGGTACAGCAGGAACTAGAGGAGCAGACAATAGAGACATCAGTAGGTGGTGGCGTAGTAACGGTAGTTGCTAATGGTAAAAAAGAGATAGTATCTATAACGATACAGCCTGAAGCGGTGGATCCTGATGATGTGGAAATGCTACAGGATCTTATATTAGCAGCAGTAAATGAATCATTGAGGAAGGTAGAGGAAATGGTACAAGAAAAGATGGGCAAATTAACAGGGGGTATGGGTATACCCGGATTATTCTAA